DNA from Onthophagus taurus isolate NC chromosome 2, IU_Otau_3.0, whole genome shotgun sequence:
ACAGGTAAatattcctgtaagccgtgaACAACATATAAAGATCGTACCAGTGCATAAATGGGACGTGAAGTTTTCAGGAAAACCTGGTTCATCTGTTGGAGCGTTTTTTAGAAAGGATAGACGAGCTTTCATCGGCTAGAGGAATTCCTAAAAACCAAGTGTTTTTGTCAGCATTGGATTTGTTTGAGGGACCGGCTGTCGCATGGTATCGTTCTATTCGGAGATCTGTTTCTTCTTGGGCGGAGTTGGAGTCGTCGTTAAGAGAAGAATTTCAACCACCGGATTATAACGAACACCTTATGGAAGAAATTAACCCTTAGCTACACGCGCTCTACGTTCAGACCTCTCTACACGCGCGCGGTACTGCGTACCGCATTTGAACTTTTAACCGTTTCATCGGTACAGTGcgaaatattaataccaaaacTGATTCGTATGTTTGCAAAATATCAATAGTTAGTAAAAGAAACGATTGggaaacaaatttataattatttttttttaattaagacgACATTGCATCGTTAATACAAGATctacattttgaaaatctctcaCAATGGTTTTTGCACACAAACCTTGTGCACTCGGTACAACGTACGGTTGTTgtgttatttttgtgttttccgCATTCGTGGCATGGACCTCGTCTTCTTTGGTCAGGAACCGCTTGCTTCTCTGGGACATCTTGATATCTAGCcagaaaactttttatatcctGCGGAAGGTTGGCTATCTTAGCTCTTTCTTTTAGGTGATTTTCAAGAAGGCTAAAAGACAATGACTCTAGAAAATCCATCCTCGTCTTTGGTTTCTCAGCAGTCATCATGTGATTGCCAACATATATAATATGGGAATTTACTCCCGCTATAtccaaaaatctaaaaaacatAGTAAGCGGCCATCTCCGGGTTCTTCTTTTAGTCGAATAATTCCCACACTTTTCGTCAACTGCATCAACACCTCCTTTTGTCGCATTGTAGTCTAATATAATAATTGGTTTTCCATTCTCCTCGTCTACTTTTCCTTCGTCGTGCATTGTGGAAATAAGAATTacgcttttattttttttcggaGCGTAAGAAACTAATGTGACGTCGTCTTGGAAACCAAAAATGGAAGACCCGACATCCCGATTTTTATTGGGCAAGAATTGAGGTGGAATCTCGGGTTTGTTTTTCTTCATTGTTGCGATGAAGGTGAGTccattttctttcaaatataTCGCTAGCTGATAACTTGAGTAGTAGTTGTCTACTGTGACATTCCTATTGCTGTTCAGAATGGTTGATACCAACCCATTCACTATATCCATTGGTTTGTTGGAAACTGAAAATGGCCCGTCAGGTTGCTTCCCACAATATATTTCAAATCTAAAGACATAGTGTGTTTTGGCATCTGCTAACACATAGAGTTTGATACCGTATTTCCCAGGTTTATCAGGTAAGTAAACTATAAACCCACAGCGACCTCGGAACG
Protein-coding regions in this window:
- the LOC139432702 gene encoding piggyBac transposable element-derived protein 4-like; translation: MALMGILFLLGTNKSSRANVSRAWKTNGTGMMICRATFGINRFRFLLQSLRFDDKRTRQQRRATDKLAPIRELYTNLHENCQRNYCLSEFVTIDEMLHPFRGRCGFIVYLPDKPGKYGIKLYVLADAKTHYVFRFEIYCGKQPDGPFSVSNKPMDIVNGLVSTILNSNRNVTVDNYYSSYQLAIYLKENGLTFIATMKKNKPEIPPQFLPNKNRDVGSSIFGFQDDVTLVSYAPKKNKSVILISTMHDEGKVDEENGKPIIILDYNATKGGVDAVDEKCGNYSTKRRTRRWPLTMFFRFLDIAGVNSHIIYVGNHMMTAEKPKTRMDFLESLSFSLLENHLKERAKIANLPQDIKSFLARYQDVPEKQAVPDQRRRGPCHECGKHKNNTTTVRCTECTRFVCKNHCERFSKCRSCINDAMSS